One genomic segment of Phycisphaerae bacterium includes these proteins:
- a CDS encoding FKBP-type peptidyl-prolyl cis-trans isomerase, with protein sequence MDVVDKIESTPVKKDDRADPSTPAAPETPVVIKKVERVNPDSIKELIAAARAAEKAEQQKMLDLIKSKGGDMDKAMKTSSGLQIIHVVEGTGASPKPTERVRVHYTGWLTNGSKFDSSVDRGQPSEFGLNQVIRGWTEGLGLMKVGGKSLLIIPADLAYGASGRPGIPPNSTLIFEVELLDIL encoded by the coding sequence ATGGACGTGGTCGACAAAATCGAATCCACGCCGGTGAAGAAGGATGATCGGGCCGACCCCAGTACCCCGGCAGCGCCGGAGACGCCCGTGGTCATCAAGAAGGTCGAGCGGGTGAATCCGGATTCGATCAAGGAACTCATTGCCGCGGCCCGAGCTGCGGAGAAAGCAGAGCAACAGAAAATGCTGGACCTCATCAAGAGCAAGGGCGGCGACATGGACAAGGCGATGAAGACCTCGTCCGGTCTTCAGATCATCCATGTGGTCGAAGGAACGGGTGCTTCGCCGAAACCGACCGAGCGCGTCCGCGTTCATTACACCGGCTGGCTCACGAACGGAAGCAAGTTTGACTCGTCCGTGGATCGCGGGCAGCCATCGGAGTTCGGCCTCAACCAGGTCATCCGCGGCTGGACCGAAGGACTTGGTCTGATGAAGGTCGGCGGCAAGTCTTTGTTGATTATTCCCGCCGATCTGGCCTACGGCGCATCCGGACGTCCGGGCATTCCACCGAATTCAACTTTGATCTTCGAGGTCGAACTACTCGACATCCTGTAG
- a CDS encoding DUF1571 domain-containing protein: MHIRNRRTNIPIATLLAATLCAAGCGAPMAGGVKEMEEPPKGSEEEIKAITADPVIYMNKCLTEARRVKSARIQFERQERLGLVPELRPAEKMRCEFREEPFSVRFTWTDEKPEYLQAVYVEGQNGNKVSLLPRVGLFGTRPNVVAYPADFAVTFGKSKKPITDFGPRLMLERLFDRIEKAKQFGGAKIRYTGLAVVGPGNEKCHHIELLFPKPDEFPCKLLDLYINIDTRLPVAVYLWLTEEDRVRTNKTLDAMYIYGLLEPNVPLSDDDFVIDVDPRGK, translated from the coding sequence TTGCATATCCGAAACCGACGCACAAATATCCCGATTGCGACCCTGCTGGCCGCGACCCTCTGCGCCGCCGGTTGCGGCGCGCCTATGGCCGGCGGCGTCAAGGAAATGGAAGAACCGCCAAAGGGGTCCGAAGAAGAAATCAAGGCGATCACCGCGGATCCGGTGATCTACATGAACAAATGCCTGACCGAAGCAAGAAGGGTAAAGTCGGCTCGGATTCAGTTCGAACGGCAGGAAAGGCTCGGACTGGTTCCCGAATTGCGTCCGGCCGAAAAGATGCGCTGCGAATTCCGCGAAGAGCCATTCAGCGTTCGCTTCACCTGGACCGACGAAAAACCGGAGTATCTGCAAGCGGTATATGTCGAAGGCCAAAACGGCAACAAAGTGTCCCTGCTGCCGCGCGTCGGCCTGTTCGGAACCAGGCCAAACGTGGTCGCCTACCCCGCTGATTTTGCGGTGACGTTCGGCAAATCCAAAAAGCCCATCACTGACTTCGGACCTCGGCTGATGCTGGAACGCCTTTTCGACCGCATCGAAAAGGCCAAACAGTTCGGCGGGGCAAAGATTCGATACACCGGACTGGCGGTCGTCGGGCCGGGCAATGAGAAGTGCCATCATATTGAGCTGCTGTTTCCCAAGCCGGACGAATTTCCCTGCAAGCTGCTCGATCTGTACATCAATATCGATACGAGACTACCGGTGGCGGTCTATTTGTGGCTGACCGAGGAGGATCGTGTTCGAACCAACAAAACCCTTGACGCCATGTATATCTACGGCCTGCTCGAACCCAATGTCCCGCTCTCGGATGATGATTTCGTGATCGATGTGGATCCGCGGGGCAAGTAG
- the nagB gene encoding glucosamine-6-phosphate deaminase yields the protein MPELHRFPLGRRRRRTDESHACHAIVHDSAASASIAVAHEMAELIREKSDQGRFAVLGLATGSTPVGVYEELVRLHRNEGLSFRNVITFNLDEYWPMRPEALQSYRRYMSECLFDLVDIDPENVHVPDGTLAFDQVAMECERYERQIAEAGGIDLQILGIGRTGHIGFNEPGSGRESRTRLITLDKVTRMDAASDFFGEWNVPRRAITMGVGTILNSHRVILLAFGEGKANIVRLAVEGDVSDAVAASFLQDHPNACFVLDPAAAGELTPIKTPWLLGPLATSRQSWDGFTTRRAVIWLATKLGKPILKLVEEDYNEHGLQDLLSARGSAYDVNIDVFKSLQRTITGWPGGKSTAERVAADTRGDHGPSTPLQTLPPSDGVITVGAPSTPEPFPKRVVVFSPHPDDDVISMGGTLIRLCEQGHEVHVAYQTSGNIAVFDEKAVRHADFVAEFARTFGLFSEREIERIEVAVENFVASKRPGDVDSPVLRQIKGIIRRSEARAAARYAGVSGDRIHFLDLPFYETGRVRKQPLGEEDIAIVMALLDQVQPHQIYAAGDLSDPHGTHRVCLAAIQSAVGRLAERNWMKACRVWLYRGAWQEWEPHQIEMAVPLSPDEVDRKRMAIFHHESQKDKALFPGPSDPREFWQRAEDRNAATAAIFDRLGLPEYQAIEAFVEWRPERG from the coding sequence ATGCCCGAATTGCATCGATTTCCCCTCGGAAGACGTCGACGCCGAACCGATGAGTCCCACGCCTGTCACGCAATCGTTCACGACTCCGCCGCGAGCGCCAGCATCGCCGTCGCTCACGAAATGGCGGAGCTGATTCGCGAAAAATCCGATCAAGGCCGCTTCGCCGTGCTCGGCCTGGCGACCGGCTCGACGCCTGTGGGCGTCTATGAAGAGCTCGTGCGACTGCACCGCAACGAGGGCCTGTCATTTCGAAACGTCATCACATTCAACTTGGATGAGTACTGGCCCATGCGGCCGGAGGCACTCCAGAGTTACCGCCGCTATATGTCAGAATGCCTCTTCGACCTTGTCGATATCGACCCCGAAAACGTTCATGTCCCCGACGGAACCTTGGCGTTCGACCAGGTTGCAATGGAATGCGAACGATATGAGCGGCAAATCGCCGAAGCCGGCGGAATCGATCTTCAAATACTGGGCATCGGACGCACCGGCCACATTGGCTTCAACGAGCCCGGCTCCGGCCGCGAAAGTCGCACCCGGCTGATCACGCTCGACAAAGTCACGCGCATGGATGCCGCATCCGATTTCTTTGGCGAGTGGAACGTGCCTCGCCGCGCCATCACGATGGGAGTCGGCACGATACTTAATTCCCACCGCGTCATTCTCCTCGCTTTCGGCGAAGGCAAGGCGAACATCGTGCGGCTGGCGGTCGAGGGTGATGTATCGGATGCCGTCGCCGCGAGCTTCCTGCAGGACCATCCAAACGCGTGCTTCGTCCTGGATCCCGCTGCTGCCGGCGAATTGACCCCCATCAAAACGCCGTGGCTGCTCGGTCCCTTGGCGACGAGCCGCCAATCATGGGACGGCTTCACGACGCGCCGGGCCGTGATCTGGCTCGCAACGAAGCTCGGTAAGCCGATCTTGAAACTGGTTGAGGAAGACTACAACGAACACGGTCTTCAGGACCTCCTTTCGGCACGCGGATCGGCATACGACGTTAATATCGACGTCTTCAAATCGCTCCAGCGAACAATCACCGGCTGGCCGGGCGGCAAATCGACGGCGGAACGCGTTGCGGCGGACACACGGGGCGACCATGGGCCGTCGACTCCGCTACAAACCTTGCCGCCCTCTGACGGCGTCATCACGGTCGGAGCTCCGTCGACGCCGGAACCATTTCCGAAGCGCGTCGTGGTCTTCAGTCCCCATCCGGACGACGACGTCATTTCGATGGGCGGCACGCTGATTCGCCTGTGCGAGCAGGGACACGAAGTCCACGTCGCCTATCAGACGTCCGGCAACATCGCCGTATTCGACGAAAAGGCCGTTCGTCACGCGGACTTCGTCGCTGAGTTCGCACGAACCTTCGGCCTGTTCAGCGAACGTGAAATCGAGCGGATCGAGGTGGCGGTCGAGAACTTTGTCGCTTCAAAACGTCCTGGCGACGTCGATAGTCCCGTGCTGAGGCAGATCAAGGGCATCATCCGCCGAAGTGAAGCGCGAGCCGCTGCCCGTTATGCCGGCGTCTCAGGCGATCGCATTCACTTTCTTGACCTGCCCTTCTACGAAACCGGTCGCGTTCGAAAGCAGCCGCTCGGCGAAGAAGATATTGCCATCGTCATGGCACTGCTCGATCAGGTACAGCCGCATCAGATTTATGCCGCGGGCGATCTTTCCGATCCACACGGCACCCATCGCGTCTGCCTCGCCGCGATTCAATCGGCCGTTGGGCGGCTGGCCGAGCGGAACTGGATGAAGGCGTGCCGAGTCTGGCTTTATCGTGGCGCCTGGCAGGAGTGGGAGCCGCATCAGATCGAGATGGCCGTCCCCCTGTCGCCCGATGAAGTGGACCGAAAGCGCATGGCGATTTTTCATCATGAGTCGCAGAAAGACAAGGCCCTGTTCCCCGGCCCGAGCGATCCGCGAGAATTCTGGCAGCGTGCCGAAGACCGCAACGCGGCGACCGCCGCAATCTTCGACCGCCTCGGCTTGCCGGAATACCAGGCGATCGAAGCCTTTGTCGAATGGCGCCCGGAAAGAGGCTGA
- a CDS encoding phosphoribosylformylglycinamidine synthase subunit PurQ, protein MASPRVLILRAPGINCDEETAYAWKSVGANPDRVHINHLCENPALLGGFQVLTIPGGFSYGDDIASGRILANQITNHLPDELAAFIDRGGLVVGICNGFQVLVRMGIVPGADIGVRVTLALNESGRYEDRWVSLRAQTDRCAFLEKGQIYRLPVAHGEGRVVVAGGSEGAKALASNDRIALRYAADDALPAGSASNRQPSQAGECEGLTFPSNPNGSTDNIAGLIDSTGRVFGLMPHPERCIFATHVPAGIGGRNTDMGDQSEPDGLRMFRTAVKRLSS, encoded by the coding sequence ATGGCGTCCCCGCGCGTACTCATACTTCGTGCCCCCGGAATCAACTGCGACGAGGAGACCGCGTACGCATGGAAATCAGTCGGGGCGAACCCAGATCGGGTTCACATCAACCACCTTTGCGAGAATCCCGCGCTCCTTGGCGGGTTTCAGGTTCTGACCATTCCCGGTGGATTCTCCTACGGCGACGACATCGCCAGTGGGCGAATCCTTGCGAATCAGATCACGAACCACCTGCCCGACGAATTGGCGGCCTTTATCGATCGGGGTGGCCTCGTCGTCGGTATCTGCAACGGGTTTCAGGTGCTCGTGCGGATGGGAATCGTCCCCGGCGCGGATATTGGCGTTCGGGTGACGCTGGCGCTGAATGAGTCGGGGCGATACGAGGATCGGTGGGTCTCCCTGCGTGCCCAGACCGACCGGTGCGCGTTTCTCGAAAAGGGGCAGATCTATCGGTTGCCCGTGGCGCATGGTGAGGGTCGGGTTGTCGTCGCGGGTGGAAGCGAAGGTGCGAAAGCTTTGGCTTCGAACGACCGCATCGCACTTCGTTACGCCGCCGATGACGCCCTGCCCGCCGGGTCGGCCTCAAACCGGCAGCCTTCTCAAGCGGGCGAGTGTGAAGGATTGACGTTTCCGTCGAACCCGAACGGCAGCACTGATAACATCGCCGGCCTCATTGACAGCACTGGCCGTGTGTTTGGCCTCATGCCGCACCCGGAGCGGTGTATCTTTGCGACCCACGTGCCAGCCGGAATCGGCGGTCGCAATACTGATATGGGCGATCAATCCGAGCCGGACGGCTTGCGAATGTTCCGGACGGCCGTCAAGCGCCTCAGCTCCTAG
- a CDS encoding zinc-binding dehydrogenase — MRFHQPGSIEVLRYEEVPTPTPGAGDVLVRVRAAALNRMDIFLRSGVATMPGFSLPHTGGFDIAGEVAAVGADVSADLVGREVVVKPRVTGPASRGLLDIIGTARPGGFAEFVLAPAHCIAPKPTGYSFEEAAAFGCVYLTAFYGLNWIAKLRPGETVLVHAASSGAGAAAIQVAKACGATVITTAGNDEKCVKAKVMLGADHTVNYRSADFRDTVRDVTCGRGVDVVFDPVWGDSAARTQDAIARYGRWIVLGMVGGPTGSITAAKLMFQEVTIRGIVEFYSDDRIIDAAWALAHRGIVRPLIDRVWPLEELAAAQKQMEDGTFFGKIVVRP; from the coding sequence GTGCGGTTTCATCAACCAGGCTCGATCGAGGTGCTTCGGTATGAAGAAGTGCCGACGCCGACGCCCGGCGCGGGCGACGTGCTCGTTCGCGTCAGGGCCGCGGCTCTGAATCGCATGGACATCTTTCTGCGTTCCGGCGTGGCGACCATGCCCGGATTTTCCCTGCCTCACACCGGTGGGTTCGACATTGCGGGCGAGGTCGCGGCTGTCGGGGCGGACGTGTCGGCCGATCTTGTCGGCCGCGAAGTCGTGGTGAAGCCGCGAGTCACGGGTCCGGCTTCGCGCGGATTGCTGGACATCATCGGCACGGCGCGACCGGGCGGTTTCGCAGAGTTCGTACTCGCGCCGGCGCACTGCATCGCGCCGAAACCAACAGGATATTCATTCGAAGAGGCGGCGGCGTTTGGCTGCGTGTACCTCACGGCGTTCTACGGACTGAACTGGATCGCGAAGCTCAGGCCCGGCGAAACAGTGCTCGTGCATGCGGCCAGCAGCGGTGCGGGCGCTGCGGCGATCCAAGTCGCCAAGGCCTGCGGCGCGACGGTTATCACAACAGCCGGCAATGATGAGAAATGCGTCAAGGCCAAGGTCATGCTCGGCGCGGACCATACCGTGAATTACCGATCCGCGGACTTTCGGGATACCGTGCGCGACGTGACATGCGGCCGGGGCGTTGATGTCGTCTTTGATCCGGTTTGGGGAGATTCGGCCGCCAGAACCCAGGATGCCATCGCCCGGTATGGTCGATGGATCGTGCTGGGAATGGTCGGCGGACCGACGGGATCGATCACCGCAGCCAAGCTCATGTTCCAGGAGGTGACGATCCGAGGCATCGTAGAGTTCTACAGCGACGACCGAATTATCGACGCAGCATGGGCGCTTGCGCACCGCGGAATCGTCAGGCCGCTTATTGACCGTGTGTGGCCGCTCGAAGAACTGGCAGCTGCACAGAAGCAAATGGAGGACGGCACATTCTTCGGAAAGATCGTGGTCAGACCATGA
- the recJ gene encoding single-stranded-DNA-specific exonuclease RecJ, translating to MPKDWVIAPPWEARDRLAMALRVSPIVAQVLYNRGICDEAAARQFLSPKMGDMAAPETLPGAIEAADRITSAIEAGRKIVIYGDYDVDGITGVAILWHCLKLAGANVEFYVPRRLEEGYGVNAEAIESIADDGAGMIVTVDCGVTAIEPAARARELGVEFIITDHHNAHTDENGVVQLPDAIIVHPALARNGASSYPNPNLSGAGVALKLAWAIAQKLSNSQKVSPAYRDFLIDAMGLAALGTIADVVPLLGENRVIAQNGLRGLPSSRLAGIKALIQSANLTGQTLGGYEIGFKLAPRLNAIGRMGHALLAVEMLTRADEAEAVRIAKNLNQHNADRQRVQSRIAREARDMVIAEGQNADGVRGIVLASGEWHAGVIGIVASKVMEEFGRPTVMIALENGVGQGSGRSIRNFALHEAFAHCREHLISYGGHAMAAGLRIESSKVEEFRAAFQNRAGQLLTPGDLRARLMIDDVVSLADLTEQLLADFNRMEPFGAGNAAPRLATDWLHLAAEPKTVGASGTHLQVQLTDGHQTCRGIGFGMGRHADDLRNHRRCRVAFQPKVNEWMGKRSVEMQILDFRFPD from the coding sequence ATGCCCAAGGATTGGGTCATTGCACCGCCGTGGGAAGCGCGGGACCGACTGGCGATGGCGCTGCGGGTTTCGCCCATCGTCGCGCAGGTTCTTTACAACCGCGGCATCTGCGACGAAGCAGCAGCCCGTCAGTTCCTGTCCCCCAAAATGGGTGATATGGCCGCACCGGAAACACTGCCCGGCGCGATCGAGGCGGCTGACCGGATTACATCGGCCATCGAGGCCGGCCGCAAGATTGTCATCTATGGCGATTACGACGTGGATGGCATCACGGGGGTTGCAATACTGTGGCATTGCCTGAAGCTGGCGGGCGCGAACGTCGAGTTCTATGTTCCGCGCCGGCTGGAAGAAGGGTACGGCGTAAATGCGGAGGCGATCGAGTCCATCGCCGATGATGGCGCGGGAATGATCGTCACGGTGGACTGTGGCGTGACAGCCATCGAACCGGCGGCCCGGGCGCGTGAGCTCGGCGTCGAGTTCATCATCACCGATCATCACAATGCGCACACGGACGAGAATGGCGTCGTGCAACTTCCCGATGCGATAATCGTTCATCCGGCGCTGGCAAGGAACGGCGCGAGTTCCTATCCGAATCCGAACCTCTCGGGGGCGGGGGTCGCCCTGAAGCTGGCGTGGGCCATCGCGCAGAAACTGTCGAACTCCCAAAAAGTATCGCCGGCGTATCGTGATTTTTTGATCGATGCCATGGGACTGGCAGCACTCGGTACAATAGCCGACGTGGTGCCGTTGCTCGGCGAGAATCGGGTCATCGCCCAGAACGGGCTGCGCGGCCTGCCTTCGAGCCGGCTGGCGGGAATCAAAGCGCTGATTCAATCGGCCAATCTGACGGGGCAGACTCTCGGCGGCTACGAAATCGGCTTCAAGCTTGCGCCTCGGCTCAATGCCATCGGTCGCATGGGACATGCACTGCTCGCCGTAGAGATGCTCACTCGGGCGGATGAGGCGGAGGCTGTCCGGATTGCGAAAAACCTCAATCAGCACAACGCCGATCGCCAGCGCGTGCAATCGCGCATCGCCCGGGAAGCGCGCGACATGGTGATTGCGGAAGGTCAGAATGCGGACGGCGTGCGGGGCATCGTGCTGGCGTCCGGCGAATGGCATGCCGGCGTGATCGGCATCGTCGCGAGCAAGGTCATGGAGGAGTTCGGCCGCCCCACGGTGATGATCGCACTGGAAAACGGGGTCGGCCAGGGTTCGGGTCGAAGCATCCGGAACTTCGCGCTGCACGAGGCATTCGCACATTGTCGCGAGCATCTCATTTCGTATGGCGGACACGCAATGGCCGCCGGTTTGCGAATCGAGTCCAGCAAGGTTGAAGAATTTCGCGCCGCGTTTCAGAATCGCGCGGGGCAGTTGCTGACCCCCGGCGATCTGCGGGCCAGACTGATGATTGACGACGTGGTCAGCCTGGCTGATCTGACAGAGCAGTTGCTTGCGGACTTCAATCGAATGGAGCCGTTCGGCGCGGGCAACGCGGCGCCGCGCCTTGCGACGGACTGGCTGCACCTCGCCGCCGAACCCAAAACGGTCGGCGCGAGCGGCACGCACTTACAAGTGCAACTGACGGATGGGCATCAAACCTGTCGCGGCATCGGCTTTGGAATGGGTAGACACGCGGATGACCTTCGAAACCACCGGCGCTGTCGCGTCGCATTTCAGCCGAAGGTGAACGAGTGGATGGGCAAGCGCTCGGTCGAGATGCAGATCCTGGACTTCCGGTTTCCGGATTGA
- the pyrF gene encoding orotidine-5'-phosphate decarboxylase codes for MPTASLFADRIVEAIRSRNCPGVINLDPVCASLPRRFAAAHAPAHCFDERAALGEVIEYCRRVLQIVAPIVPVVKLNIAYFECFRSAGVDAYYSLIAEAHRLGLLVIGDVKRGDVGHTAAMYASAHLAAFAPESADRAAPDAVTISGYFGWDGVKPFVDVARRENKGVFVLVRTSNESAASVQDVPTRDGPPVHAVVADLVTKWSHESGTIGSAGYGAIGAVVATRDPADAAALRKSMPHSIFLVPGYGAQGGRAEDFAPYVDTFGLGALIAAGRSVIFAHERPALKERFGDDWEACVQYAAHEFTADLRRVLPVR; via the coding sequence ATGCCGACTGCATCTCTCTTTGCCGATCGCATCGTCGAAGCCATTCGTTCAAGGAATTGTCCGGGGGTCATCAACCTTGATCCGGTATGCGCGTCCCTGCCCCGCCGATTCGCGGCCGCGCATGCGCCTGCCCATTGTTTCGACGAGCGTGCGGCCCTTGGCGAGGTGATTGAATACTGCCGCCGGGTTCTTCAGATCGTCGCGCCGATTGTTCCCGTGGTGAAGCTGAATATCGCGTATTTCGAGTGTTTTCGGAGTGCCGGCGTTGATGCATACTACTCGCTCATTGCCGAGGCGCATCGGCTTGGGCTGCTTGTGATCGGCGATGTGAAGCGCGGCGACGTCGGCCACACGGCAGCAATGTACGCCAGTGCCCACCTGGCGGCATTCGCTCCTGAAAGTGCCGACCGCGCTGCACCGGACGCCGTCACGATCAGCGGCTACTTCGGCTGGGACGGCGTCAAACCCTTCGTCGATGTTGCCCGGCGAGAAAACAAAGGTGTCTTCGTTCTGGTTCGGACATCGAATGAATCGGCCGCCAGCGTGCAGGATGTCCCGACGCGCGACGGTCCGCCTGTCCATGCGGTCGTGGCGGACCTGGTGACAAAGTGGTCGCACGAGTCCGGAACCATCGGCAGCGCGGGCTATGGCGCGATCGGAGCCGTCGTCGCGACGCGCGACCCGGCCGATGCCGCAGCCCTGCGCAAGTCGATGCCGCATTCCATCTTTCTCGTGCCCGGCTATGGCGCGCAAGGCGGCCGCGCGGAGGATTTCGCGCCGTATGTCGATACTTTCGGTCTGGGTGCGTTAATCGCGGCGGGCCGATCGGTGATCTTCGCGCATGAACGGCCCGCGCTGAAAGAGCGGTTCGGAGACGACTGGGAAGCCTGTGTGCAGTACGCCGCACACGAGTTCACGGCCGACCTGCGGCGCGTGCTGCCCGTTCGCTGA
- a CDS encoding type II secretion system protein, whose product MKRVSPDRFAARTSATAFTLIELLVVISIITLLLVVLLPALSNARKSGQATKCAANLHSVGQAVSTYLSENNGVFPPSYVYPDADGNWGMDTQLPSNPYGYIHWSWFLYSGGQAPETAFQCPTIPNGGHPRTNPGRAGWEDGQADQNGQTSPNQLEDRQAIRMAYTANAAIMPRNKFTQTLSGGQRVNMLVNESRIHDGGRTILLTEFNKNWKSTGVDAGGGVVVKSHRPVNPFFHISSGSNEYAAGIDTPGFTYGDEPYFGLLPAKQVENATALIDNPGLSEINSVGRHHPGGDVYTGGTANFLYADMHVDKKSVLTTMQTREWGLRYYGLDGYNRVGPPWPSQN is encoded by the coding sequence ATGAAGAGAGTTTCGCCCGACCGTTTCGCCGCTCGTACAAGTGCCACCGCGTTTACACTCATTGAGCTGCTGGTTGTCATCTCGATCATCACGCTGCTGCTCGTGGTGCTGCTGCCGGCGCTGTCCAACGCTCGCAAGAGCGGCCAGGCCACGAAGTGCGCCGCCAATCTGCATTCTGTGGGTCAGGCCGTTTCGACCTATCTAAGCGAAAACAACGGCGTCTTTCCGCCCAGCTATGTGTATCCGGATGCCGACGGTAACTGGGGAATGGACACTCAGTTGCCGAGCAATCCGTACGGTTACATCCACTGGTCCTGGTTTCTATATTCCGGCGGTCAGGCGCCGGAGACCGCGTTCCAGTGCCCGACGATCCCGAACGGAGGCCACCCCCGAACCAATCCCGGGCGCGCGGGGTGGGAGGACGGGCAGGCCGATCAGAACGGTCAGACCAGTCCGAATCAACTGGAGGATCGACAGGCGATCCGAATGGCATACACCGCCAACGCCGCGATCATGCCGCGAAACAAGTTTACGCAGACGCTGTCCGGCGGCCAGCGCGTGAATATGCTCGTAAACGAGTCCAGGATTCATGACGGCGGTAGGACGATTCTCCTGACGGAGTTCAATAAGAACTGGAAATCGACCGGTGTCGATGCCGGCGGAGGTGTCGTGGTGAAGTCGCATCGCCCCGTCAATCCGTTCTTCCACATCAGCAGCGGATCGAATGAGTATGCCGCTGGCATTGATACGCCGGGCTTCACCTACGGCGACGAGCCTTACTTCGGCCTGCTTCCGGCGAAGCAGGTCGAGAATGCAACCGCGCTAATCGACAATCCGGGCTTGTCAGAAATCAACTCCGTCGGGCGTCATCATCCCGGCGGCGATGTCTATACCGGTGGGACGGCAAACTTCCTGTACGCCGACATGCACGTAGACAAGAAGTCGGTCCTTACAACGATGCAAACGCGTGAATGGGGACTCCGCTACTACGGACTCGACGGTTACAACCGGGTCGGTCCGCCGTGGCCAAGTCAAAACTGA
- a CDS encoding transcriptional repressor — protein MKHQHAQNANHVCGRGKAIVSGDMRRPESDRRVRIASAVLTIESRRVLLSDMPRAVATETIDTAENVFREYCRDRGLKYTSERGDILRAAMRMEEHFEAEQLLLIMRQSARRVGKATVYRTLKLLVECGIVREVHFSNKQVHYEHTYGQDPHDHMVCRRCGRIIEFSASEVSKLRTILASQHRFHALSHRFQILGLCESCVKACPITFSAKSLSRKSGFNTARDR, from the coding sequence ATGAAGCACCAACATGCTCAGAATGCTAATCACGTTTGCGGCCGCGGGAAAGCGATCGTGTCCGGCGACATGCGGCGTCCCGAATCGGATCGTCGCGTCCGAATTGCATCGGCGGTTTTGACAATTGAATCGCGACGGGTTCTGCTATCAGACATGCCCCGAGCCGTCGCGACTGAAACAATCGACACAGCGGAGAACGTTTTTCGCGAGTATTGCCGCGACCGTGGACTGAAGTACACGAGCGAGCGTGGCGACATCCTCCGCGCCGCGATGCGCATGGAGGAACATTTTGAGGCCGAGCAACTGCTGCTCATCATGCGCCAGTCCGCGCGGCGTGTCGGCAAGGCGACCGTTTACCGAACTCTTAAACTCCTCGTTGAATGCGGCATTGTTCGCGAGGTGCACTTCTCCAACAAGCAGGTCCACTACGAGCACACCTACGGCCAGGACCCTCACGATCACATGGTGTGTCGCCGCTGCGGTCGCATCATCGAGTTCAGCGCCTCCGAGGTATCGAAGTTGCGCACGATCCTCGCGTCGCAGCATCGATTCCATGCCCTTTCGCATCGTTTTCAGATTCTGGGATTGTGCGAGAGTTGCGTGAAGGCCTGTCCCATCACGTTTAGTGCCAAGAGTCTGTCTCGGAAGTCAGGCTTCAACACAGCGCGAGATAGGTGA
- a CDS encoding queuosine salvage family protein, translated as MLVLHSTRAVMESAQHVSIDDSAIRTWAEKLRPGALVPSGHGLLDHVPGTREQIANFILLVDALNFCFWSPDPIRIIWRGTTYERYNAMFVSLMLAARSDPRWFDPRYWQVVPTEEIRQVLSGSGQLLLLPQRERIIRDTGRVLLDRFDGQFSAAVASVGERAWPLAVLLMTNFDSFRDVANYRGKPVYFMKRAQICALDLSSTWERKGHGPLDGLEELTAFADYRVPQALRHLGILRLNDDLARIIDQNESELDENCEQEIEIRAATIQAVDRMVTAVNRGGGRTTAWEIDWYLWELSHHESVTARHHRTRTIYY; from the coding sequence ATGTTGGTGCTTCATTCCACACGAGCCGTCATGGAGTCCGCACAGCACGTCTCCATCGACGACTCCGCCATCAGGACCTGGGCCGAAAAGCTGCGGCCCGGCGCGCTGGTTCCGTCGGGCCACGGCCTACTCGATCACGTTCCAGGTACGCGCGAGCAAATCGCAAACTTCATCCTGCTCGTGGACGCTCTGAACTTCTGCTTCTGGTCGCCAGACCCCATCCGGATCATCTGGCGAGGTACAACCTACGAGCGATACAATGCCATGTTTGTGTCGCTCATGCTGGCGGCCCGGAGCGACCCCCGCTGGTTTGATCCCCGATACTGGCAAGTTGTCCCGACCGAGGAAATACGACAGGTACTCAGCGGGAGCGGCCAACTGCTCCTGCTGCCGCAGCGGGAGCGAATCATTCGCGATACCGGGCGCGTGTTGCTCGACCGTTTCGACGGGCAGTTCTCAGCGGCCGTCGCATCCGTCGGAGAGCGGGCCTGGCCGCTGGCCGTGCTGCTGATGACCAACTTCGATTCCTTCCGCGACGTGGCGAATTATCGAGGCAAGCCCGTCTACTTCATGAAGCGGGCCCAGATCTGCGCGCTGGACCTGTCATCGACATGGGAGCGCAAAGGGCACGGCCCGCTGGACGGCCTTGAAGAACTGACGGCGTTCGCGGATTACCGCGTGCCCCAGGCGTTGCGGCATCTGGGCATTCTACGACTGAATGATGACCTGGCGCGGATCATCGATCAGAACGAGAGCGAACTGGATGAAAACTGCGAGCAGGAAATTGAAATCCGGGCCGCTACCATTCAAGCGGTGGACCGCATGGTCACGGCGGTGAATCGCGGTGGCGGTCGCACAACGGCGTGGGAAATCGATTGGTATCTATGGGAACTGTCGCACCATGAATCAGTGACAGCTCGCCATCATCGAACGCGGACCATCTACTACTGA